CCGAAACATTTTATCATCCCAACAAACCTAAAATCACCTACTTGACTGAATCACATCCCGATTATCAAACCGCCTCTGACATTAAAAATGCTCACTATGCTGGCAAAACTCGTGTTTACCTTGTTCGCTTAGATTATGACGATGGTGAGTATTTTATCGGCGCAGTCAACACATTCTTAGTCGGTACTGAAATTACAGTCAACGCCATCTGGACTCCCTACCCCAACAGCCAACGCACAGGTCTAGAAATTCTAGACAGTATCCGTCGAGATATTGGTTTAAAAGCTAGAGACGAAATGTTTCAGTCCGATGCTGTTCTGATCGACTTTGAATCTGAATAAATTTTTTAGCAGTTGGGTACTGGTGATGATTCTGATTCAGCAATCAACATCGGGAAGTATGTACGGGCTAACCACTTTTCATCCTCGTCTAAGTCAGCCAAATTTTTATTACTACCGCTATTAAGACTATCTAATAGCAGAAGTAATATTTTTTCAAACGTAGCCCAGCCCTCGAAGCATTACAATTCTCAAAGCTTTAGTTTAATTAGACTGATGACGTTCACCTATTCTCTATACCCAGATAATTGGTCAGAAATTGCCACGGAAGTTAAGCAACAAGCCCAGTGGCATTGTCAAAAATGTGGATTACAGTGCATTCCCCCTGGTGAAAAAACATCACATATAACACGCTCAAAACGCAGCGTGTACACCCTACAGGTTCATCATTGGGACAGAAACCCAGCAAATAACCACAGAGGCAACCTTATAGCTCTTTGTAGTGCTTGTCACCTTTTATACCATAGAGGAGGTAAATCAAATGTTTCACCGGGGCAGCTATCTTTGTGGTAAATAAGTCATGGATGATGATACTCAAGAACTAATCGCAATTCAGCAAGAACTTTCAGGAATCAGCGATCGCCTGAGAAAGATTTTTCCGTCAACTCATCCCCAATTTGACAACGTGTTTGAAGACGTGGGTGCAGCTGGATATTACATTCAAGAAGCTGGTTATCGTCTAGAATCAGTTCTTATGACTGTTCAAGGTGATAGCGTAGGTTCTACGAGTGATGCAGAGATTTCAGAAACTGAAATTGAGTAAACTTCAGTGGGCAGACAACTCAGTACAATCATCAGTAAGTCAGCCCTAACTTGAGGGCTACAGAAGTGTAGAACTCGCCGCATCGCCCTAGTACTAAAAACTTGGGCAACTTCTGCCATTGACTCTAACAGGTGATCTGGTGATGACTCCGATTCAGCAATCAACATCGGGAAGTATGTACGCGCTAACCACTTTTCATCGTCGTCTAAGTCAGCAAAATTTTTATTACTACCGCTATTAAGACTATCTAATAGCAAGAGTAATAATTTTTTCGCATTGCTGCCAGCCTCCCCAACGCTGGGTAAATCGGCTCAATCCCCGGTTAAACCTGTGATAAACGTTTCAAAGTTCTTGACAATGGTTGTTACCTTATAGTCGTTCTCTTGATCAACGTGAGCTACTTCCGGTTCGCCATTTTTGCCGCACTTGCGATAGTCCAGCATAATCAAATCGTGTCCGCCTGAAGGCGTGTCACAGATATAAACCCCAAAATCGGGATAGCCCCACTCGTTAATCCAAAAATGGTTGCCATTATTTCCGCACAGAGCAAAAGCTGAACTGTCAACACCAATCCCAAAAATTCCTTCTATTGCGATTCTATCTCCCCAAATAGTTTCCTCAGTTGTCGCAAAGAAAGTTTTATTGGGTATGCCTCCGTTTCTCGTCTTCATTAGTTCAATATAGGACTGGGGTAGTTTGAAGCCAAGCTCTTTTTCAACTACTTCAATTAAATCGTAGGTAACTGGTGCGGATTGATATTTTTTGGCGTATTCGTTATCTGACCAGAAATTATTGAGGTCGCAGTCGATAAAGTATTTGTTCATATTTCAAGAAACAATTGATGTACGGACAACAAACTTATCGTTTAATTACCAGTTGGATGGATATTGCTTTATTTGAGTTAATCCTAGAGTAGTTAAAAAACCTCGTTCCAAGTTTTCATCTAGAAAACCAACCCACTCAGAGGCATACTGAACGGGACGCTCACTCAATGATTAAGTACACAATCATCATTATGAGCATCTTTTACTACTGAGCTTGTCAGTAGTAATGATTTCCGATAAATTTTATCAGGTCACTGTCGGGTTAGTTACGGCTTGCATTGGGGCAAAGTCTGAGTAAACCTCAGTAGGCAGACAACGCAAGATAATCATCAGTAAGTCAGCCAAAACTATCGGCGTGCAGAAGTTAAAAACTCGCCGCAGTGCAGTATTAGTAAAGATTGTGGCAACTTCAGCGACGTGTTCTAAGGCATCTTCTGGTGATGATTCTGATTCAGCAATCAACATCGGGAAGTATGTACGCGCTAGCCACTTTTCATCCTCGTCTAAGTCAGCCAAATTTTTATTACTACCGCTATTAAGACTATCTAATAGCAAGAGTAATAATTTTTTAAAGTGCTGCCAGCCCCCCCAGCGTTGGGTAAATCGGCTCACCCATCCTTGGGTAGTGTCTATGATTTTGGCTATAGCCTTTTGTCCAATTTTCTGGTGTGACTGCCAAAGCTGGGTAAACGCTTTGACGATGGCGTGTCCCGTCTGCTGATCTCGGCTACCCGCTTCGGTGCATAGAGAGCAGGCATCAACAACCTCTAATTTCACTCCCTGGTAATTCACGATCGAGGAAACTAAGGTCATAGTCAGCGCAGAAGTAGAATGTTAGCTCCACATTGGGGCGACGATGAGCGCGTAATCGCCCAATCTCTTGGATGATTTCTGCACGGATCAGGTCTGTGAGATACTTTTGGAAAGCGCTGTTTTTATCTTCCAGGTTGACTGGTTCACCAGTCATCACCTGATATTGTGCGGCTAAAACACCGATGTTTTGGTAGGGAATGCCGAAACTTGCGATCGCATCACACTCACTAAACCTGTTAACACCACGCCCATCGACAAAGTGACCGTATTCTGTGCGGCCCTCGGCTTGGGTTGCAATCTGTTTCCAATCGATAATGCCAAGGTTGGGGCAGAGTTTTTTCAAGGTTTCTTTGAGGGCATTAACACGAGCGCTTAGTGGGAGAGAGCGATTTTTGGGCAGTTTACCCAGCCCATTAACGTTGACGACTTTTAAATTGTCGTAGTCTGGGCGTTGTTGCTCAATGGTTAACACAGGGTCATCAATGCCCAATTTGAATTTCAACTGGTGAGATTTGAAAGTGGCATCAAGATAAATATTAAAGTTCGCTGATTTGGGCCAATTCAGTATGTTTGGGGTTTCGGCGGTAAATGCTGAGTACACCCCACCCTGACTGAAAACTACCGTCACCCTTCCAAGCTTCCAGAAAGTCAGGCAACCAGTAATTAGGCAAGTCAAGAAACTCCCTCCCGGCTGTTCGTGCGCTGTCTTTAACTACCTTTTTGGCAGCATAACGAGCCGCAGAGCTTTTTTTGAGTTGTTTATCTTGGGTAATATCAATTGAGTCCAAGTCTTCTAAGAAAGTCAAATCAGGTTCTACAGTTTGCTGAATCGCTTCGATATCTAAGCCTGTGGGGAAAGGGGGCAGCAGCGCACGGATGCTGGCATCATCAAATCCGTAGCGGTCAGTAGGTTTAATTTGCTGAGTAAGCAGTTGGTGTAAAACTTTTAGTGCAGGTTGCAGCTGTGATAGAAGATTTGGTTCTAACAGTAGCAGCTTGCCCGACAGTAGTTTCAAAATCGCCTCGGTTCACATCAACCGAACGCACGGGCTTGATGAGTGTACCAGCTTCTTCCCATAACCGCCCAACGGTGAAAGTTTGGTCAGCAGCATTAGTTAAGGTGACAGGTGTAGAGTCTGGGTGCGCTCTGAGTTCGGAGTAATTTTGAATAACTGTGCGCTTTTTGAAAGCGGAATCCAAAACCATCACCACTAGCGAAACGGCACTGATTCTTAAGGGAACAACCGCCACAGATGGGGCTGATGCCACTCTCTTCAAAATCAAGGCTGCTAAAATTCTTGCTGCGAAATGCGTTAAATAAGTAAGTTCTGTGACAATTCCCATCAGTGTCGGCAGTCTCACCCGCTTTAGTCCACAGTTTAAAGTCCTCACCTGTAGGAGTTTTGCGGGTGGGGTCTAGTTTAAAGCCGTTGTGACGCACTGGCAGGTCAACAAAATTCGTCTCAATGGGCAGTGTGGATGGGTTTCTGTGGTTGGCATCCTGGTAAATTAGTTTATCAACATCGAATAAAGGTCGCCGTCAGTTGCCCCGCGTTGTAAGACTTGCCCAGTCCAGGGTGAGAATTATCTAAAATTTGCTTCCAGCCCTTAGAAACAGCTTCCACCCATGCGGCAATGTGTTCTTCTGGCTGGCAGGAGATAGAGATATTGCCTGTAACTTCAGTTATGTACGGGATATTGCCGGGCTTGTAAATAATTACATTGGGCGAAGGCGTGTCAATTTCGGGTAAGGGCTTGCGTGTTGGTGGGGCTTTAAATCCTTTAAATATCGAACTAAATGGAGCGATCGCTTGCCTTAATAAATTTTGGAAGCTGCTCAAGTCCTCTCTGACTCGCCCAAGTTCCCATTGCTCACGGCTAATCAGCCCTTTGTCACGTTGATATGGTTCATACTGCGGTTTAGGGAACCGAAAGCCATACTGTTTTGCAATGTGAAACAGTGTACCGATTGAGATTCCCCCACGCCGGAAACTGCGAATCTTGGCGCGAATGTTCCAAGTTGAACCCTTTATGCTGGGCGACCACTGCTCGGCGATGATTTCCGCATCCGTTGCCCCATAATGGTTAACCAGTGCCATCAACACCTGACGGCATTCGTCGTAGTTGCCGCTTCCTGGGGTACGTGGTGGGATGAATGAAAGCGCGTTCTGGATTAGCTGGTCAATGTCCCAGCCTTCAGCGAGGGAAATATCACGCCACTCTTTACGCCGTGACTCAATTTCTTGGATTCTTAGCTGATACTCAATACGCTCTTGTTGCGCGATCGCAATCGCTTCCTGAATCCATTCTGCTGGTAAAGTGGCTTCAGGGTTGACTAGCGGGAATTCGGCCTCTGTGCTGCCGTAGAAAACACGACTTGCATCTTTACAAGCTGGGTCATGCGGTAACTGCTGCATGAGGAAGCGTGTACAAGCTTCTACAGTATCAGCACCCTGAACATATTCGGGGAGAAGGAAAACCAACCGGAATTTATGCCACTCTGGTTTATGGCTGGCTGTGGTGTAAATTAAAGCACAGTGTTTTTTAATGAAGGGATGGGCTAGGGCTTCTTCGATCGTTAATTGGTGATCGTAAACTTTGATATAATTCCCGTTTTCGTCCTTGATTGGTTTGTCATAAGCATCACGGGCGATATTAGAATTATCAATGTCGAGTAGTAGCCACTGAGAACCGATTATATTGGCCTTACTGCGCCATTTACCGTTTAACAGTCCGGCACAGATAGCGTGACCTGCTTTAATATGTTCTTGAACATCGGCTAGAGTGCCTTCTACATCAATGAAGTTACCGGCCAGCTTCTTAAAGTCCCAGTCTTTGTTTCTGCCAGTGGCGTTAAACGCAAACTTGATTATGCGACTCTCAATCAACTCAAGTTTTGTCTTTACAGCAGAATTTGCCCCTTGAGCATCTGCTGATTGCGGCGATACTGAGTTATGAGATTGTTGTAATGGTGACATGAAATATTCCTCCTGAAGTGTGTTGGAGGAATTGGAGCTATCCCGAAAGTAATCTTCTAATACAAACGTTCAGAAATGTAAAAACAGAAAAATCCTAAATTGCTCTTTCTGTCTGGATTGCTGGTGTTACAATGGCTTAACACCTTGAAAGGTTTGATAAGATTACTATTAGGGATATTAATTAGGCTGTCACACCCGATAACCCCAATTCCACGTGAATAAAAATCAGAAAACCTCGGTATCCCAACGGGACACGGGGTTTTCACCTTTTAGCCTATCTGTACTTGGCTAACCAAGCCCTGACAAACTCGGTTACTTCCTCCTCTTGAATAACAAACGCAGTACCTTTTCTCCTGAGAGCCAGAATTTTCATACTTCCCACCTCCGAATAAAGATGTTCATTGTGAGTATTAGCCGCCTTGGTAGGAGGCCATAAGACCAAAACTTTTGCTGTGGGAGTCTTTTGAGCTTCACGGGAAGACATCAAAAACTTATCTCTGTTCTTGTTGAGCCACTTCTCGTAATCTGCTAACTCAACAAGTGGGCAGGGTTGCCACAGTTTTAGTCCATTTTTGTCTTTGCGCTTGACTTGTAAAACCTCTCTAGCTTCGTTGTAGACAATTTCTCTATCTCCTTTTGAGCGAATGGAGATAAACAGGTGAGTTGTTCGTGGAAATCTAATAAACAAGTCGATAGGGTTGTTGTCTTCTACTGGAATTACCGGGAAGACTTGTACATCTAGGCTTTTAAACTCATCAAAAAGTAAGGTTCCTAATTTTTCCAACCGCGCAAGTTTTTGAGTTACCACCAACGGCTTGTAAGCCAATCCAAAAAGAACCCAGCCAGCCGGATGAATTATGCCTCCTGTAGCCAGCGCAGCAGCACCAGCCGCTAAAGCTTGAGTGGACGCATAGTCTTTCGCCTCCCTAATTTTTTCAAACGCCGCTTCGTTGTGCAGTGGGAGTTGAAAATCGCTTGTTAGGTCTTTCACTGTTAACATTGGCGACATCAAAAAATAATGATGTGAAATAGTACTAGCTGCTCGATTTTGCCTTACGGGGCTAACGTGCCTATGAGTTTACGCAAGAGTAGTTCACGCTACATCTTTCACTGTAAAACCTTTGCTACACCACTGAACTAGCAGCCATCTATCAGATTCTTTGTCTAAAGCTGGCTTAAGCCGGAAAGCAAAAAAATCTTCCCAAGCCTCTATACCGTGTTTTGTAACGAATTGTTTTTCAACTTCTTTAAAGCGTTCCCAGTTGCGATCGCTGATCGCGGTCAGCATTGGGATTAATTCGCTTACTGGTATCTGAGTAGTTGTTTCACTCATCTGGGTGTCCCTCAAAAATACAAATAATTGGTAAAGGTTCTATCTTGGTATCAACAACTTTAACTAATCGTATTCCCCTTTTTCTGCCTATCCTTTTGCAGTGTTGCTCTGAAGCAGCAGGCAGCCAATATCTAGTCTCAGCTAGTGGGTCAAATTTGCCCTCAACACGCTCTATATCGTCGTTTGCCTGATTTCCCTCGGTCAGATTCCCTCCTTATTTTGTTTTTTGTACGCGATCGCTGACTTCTTCTGGTGGAACCCACTCGATTAACTCGCTAGGCTGAACGCGATAAGTGTCACAAATTTTGTTCATCGCGGTTACGTGTGGTACTTGCCAGGGATTGTCATACAAAGCGTAAACTGTGGTTGCAGATAGCCCTGTATCTTTTCTGAACTGATAACGGGTAATGCCCCTATCATCAACAAACTGCTTGATTTTATTCCTAACTGGCATCAATAACAAGTAACTGATATTAACAGCTAATTCTGTTGCAGTTTATCAGCATTTGAAAGATACCATTCGGTTGATAGCTAGCTTTACTTGACATTATCAGGTGGTTGATATTAATATATTAGTGTCAAGGTTATCGATACGTCAATAACTTAAGGCAGACGCAAGTAAGACCCAAGCGCAAAACGCTAAGGCGACTTCCTTTTGAGGGTTGCAAGGGTTGCAAGCGCTGTTTTGAGAGCATTCAACTATTCACAGCAATATCTGCATTGCGTCCGTTCATTTTCTGCGGTCGCGGTAATTGTGCGTGTCTGCATCACGAGAGAGGATTCATGTATATCAATTTACGCAACTTAGAGGCAATCAACGAACTACCTTTTGAGAGAACAATGCTTAATCAAAATCAATTACGAAGGTTAGAAGCAATAGATCGCTGGCTCATAGAAATCCGAGATTCTGAGGAATTCAGCCAACTGGAATATTCCCCAGATGTGATGCTAGGAGATGCAATTCAAGCAGTAGGCGAACTACTTGATTTTCACGTTCCCTATGATTCCAAGCCCTTGAATTTTACTAATGAAGAGTGGCATTCATATCTAGAACAAAAGCCAGTAATGCACATTCGCCGTGTGAAAACTTGGCGTGAAAAGATTAACTCATTCATACTTAATGGAGCGTCATCAGTAGCAATTGTGAGCTTGGTAACTACTAGTTTTATGGTAGTTGGTTCTATCTTTTGTCACGGGTTTGACCGGATTGAGGAAAGTAGAGGCGAGGAATATCAACCCACATGGATCTACAACGCCAAAATTTTTGAAGGAAGCGCGATCGCATCTATCGCGGTTTTCTTGGGTGCAAGCTTAACAGGCGCGTGTGTCGCGGGAGATAAAAATGATGATTGATAAAGAGCTTGTAGGATGCGTCACGCTATTGAGCCAGAGCAAAACTTACTGGATTAATGGAACGCTGTACAGATATTTAAGGCATCACCGTGCCAAAACGGGAAAATCGTACGCTAAGGAATTGAGACTAACCTGAATGCTATGAAAATCCCTTGTTTTGAGCAAACGGCATACCTCTATTCTTCATTTTTGACTCGAATTAGGAACTTCCAGATGGTGCAGAGTAGTACCAATACTCTGCACCAACAAAAAAATTAACACCTCAAATCTAGACAGGCAAAGACGTTCAGCCTTAGCGTACGATTTTCCCGTTTTGGCACGGTGACGCCTTTAACAAGCAGTGACAGTATCAACCACACACAATATTATTTCCGTCCTTTACCGCGTCAGTCTAAGAGCGCTGACTTAAAGCTCAATCGTGACAAAGTGCTAAGGTGTTGTTATGAAATTCCGAGCTTATATAAACAGCACACAGCAGAGATAAATAAGAACTCAATACAGTTGAGTTTGTTCTAACCCTTTGTAACATCTATTACCGCGCGTCGCGGACAAAGGCTTTGGTACAAGCGCGTCAACTAGTCCAAAAGGGGCGTATTCGTGGGGGTAAACGAGAAAGTGTCAGTAAGTCTTAAAAGCTGACAAACCTTGTTATTACGTGGTTATAGCCTCGGAAAAGTAAGTTCTTCGTGATTTGTCAGATTTATTTTCCAAGGTTATTGATAGCCGTCAGCTAACTGCTCATATCAAATAACTGGATTCAACTAATTACATACATCAAATACCTTGGACTTATCTGGAATGGCAGTTAATTTTATACACACTTAAGCATTAACCAGGAGAAAATGTGGCGACGAAAGAGTATATAGCTAAGTATCGCCAGTTGAAACAGATTTACGAGCGCGAGTTAAACAAACAGATTGCTGATATTACTTGGTATCGAGTTGTAGCAACCTTAAAGCAACACTTCAGTTTTGAAGTACAGGCAGTTGATGCTCAAAAGATAGTTGAAGGTTTCGCTGGACTAAAACGGCGCTACGGCAGTTTTACGGGTCGTGGTGAGGGGTTTACGGAACGCTGGCAAGCATTTAGACATTTCTATGAGTTAGATGCTCACTACTCAGGCAGACAGTTTTTAGAAATTCTTGCAGACTATCTAAAAATCAATCTTGACGATGTACCACGCAGCACTCGTTACTACTGGTTTGAAAAAGCCGGACTATCTTTGAAAGCTGAAAATACTTACCACTGCAAGGATTTAGCCCTTGTTGCGTTTGTTGCTGCTAAATGGGCAATCAACAGACGAACGCAGCCCATGAAATCCGCAACCATCGAAGTTTTAACACTAGCCCTATAAGGAGCAATCATCATGTCTGACAAGTTTACTAACAATGTCCGCGCTCGTTTGTACAAACAGGGTTATCAAGGATTTACCAAAGATGATTACACGTCAGCAGCGATCGCTGTCGAGTGCGATGACCTTAACAATCCAACCAAAGAGCAATTGAGTCAAGCCGTTGATTATCTCAAAGTCAAATCGACAAGCCAATTATCTGTAGTTGATGAACCCGTTGAAGAAACGTTTCTAGTAGGGCTAGAAGATGCACAACCTGACGCTGAACTTGATAACAGTCAGCTTACGGTCGCTTCCCAAGAGATTAACAGCATCACTGTAACTAGTGAAGATAAGCGTCAAATTGTAACAGCCCAATCATCGGCGCTGGGGTTTGAGTTAACCGAACAAGAAACATTGAGCATTGCTGAAAACGTTGACGACACTTTTACTGACTACAGCCAATTCATCAGTACTGTAACGGCTGCAATCAAGAACTACGTTG
The Nostoc edaphicum CCNP1411 genome window above contains:
- a CDS encoding SMI1/KNR4 family protein; its protein translation is MNKYFIDCDLNNFWSDNEYAKKYQSAPVTYDLIEVVEKELGFKLPQSYIELMKTRNGGIPNKTFFATTEETIWGDRIAIEGIFGIGVDSSAFALCGNNGNHFWINEWGYPDFGVYICDTPSGGHDLIMLDYRKCGKNGEPEVAHVDQENDYKVTTIVKNFETFITGLTGD
- a CDS encoding PriCT-2 domain-containing protein, translated to MSPLQQSHNSVSPQSADAQGANSAVKTKLELIESRIIKFAFNATGRNKDWDFKKLAGNFIDVEGTLADVQEHIKAGHAICAGLLNGKWRSKANIIGSQWLLLDIDNSNIARDAYDKPIKDENGNYIKVYDHQLTIEEALAHPFIKKHCALIYTTASHKPEWHKFRLVFLLPEYVQGADTVEACTRFLMQQLPHDPACKDASRVFYGSTEAEFPLVNPEATLPAEWIQEAIAIAQQERIEYQLRIQEIESRRKEWRDISLAEGWDIDQLIQNALSFIPPRTPGSGNYDECRQVLMALVNHYGATDAEIIAEQWSPSIKGSTWNIRAKIRSFRRGGISIGTLFHIAKQYGFRFPKPQYEPYQRDKGLISREQWELGRVREDLSSFQNLLRQAIAPFSSIFKGFKAPPTRKPLPEIDTPSPNVIIYKPGNIPYITEVTGNISISCQPEEHIAAWVEAVSKGWKQILDNSHPGLGKSYNAGQLTATFIRC
- a CDS encoding helix-turn-helix domain-containing protein, which encodes MPVRNKIKQFVDDRGITRYQFRKDTGLSATTVYALYDNPWQVPHVTAMNKICDTYRVQPSELIEWVPPEEVSDRVQKTK